In a single window of the Pedococcus dokdonensis genome:
- a CDS encoding SPFH domain-containing protein — MGAGFIVLLILVAFALIVLFRTVRIVPQQTALIIERLGRYSRTLEGGIHFLVPFVDKVRANVDLREQVVSFPPQPVITSDNLVVNIDTVIYYSVIDAKSAVYEIANFIQGIEQLTVTTLRNVIGSLDLEQTLTSRDQINAQLRGVLDEATGKWGIRVNRVELKAIDPPMSIQESMEKQMKAERERRAQILNAEGTKQSAILTAEGEKQSQILRAEGSAQARILEAQGQARAIQQVFDAIHRGKPTQKLLAYQYLQVLPQIARGDSNKMWIIPSELTDALRGIGGALGAPDKRGGPDGGGDDEWVDPGDASDVFEETVLEDPAQALAEARGMAGKASQEATEHAAPVQRVQPPVQPSADAVPEFEPPAPPSAPSVQPPPVQPGPMDPDQPDPGPRPPA, encoded by the coding sequence ATCGGAGCAGGCTTCATCGTCCTGCTGATCCTGGTCGCCTTTGCGCTGATCGTGCTCTTCCGCACGGTCCGCATCGTGCCCCAGCAGACGGCCCTGATCATCGAGCGGCTCGGACGCTACTCGCGCACCCTCGAGGGAGGCATCCACTTCCTGGTGCCCTTCGTCGACAAGGTCCGCGCCAACGTCGACCTCCGTGAGCAGGTCGTGTCCTTCCCGCCCCAGCCCGTGATCACCAGCGACAACCTCGTCGTCAACATCGACACGGTCATCTACTACTCGGTCATCGACGCGAAGTCCGCGGTCTACGAGATCGCCAACTTCATCCAGGGCATCGAGCAGCTCACCGTCACCACGCTCCGCAACGTGATCGGCTCGCTCGACCTCGAGCAGACCCTGACCAGCCGCGACCAGATCAACGCCCAGCTGCGCGGTGTCCTCGACGAGGCGACCGGCAAGTGGGGAATCCGCGTCAACCGCGTCGAGCTCAAGGCCATCGACCCGCCGATGTCCATCCAGGAGTCGATGGAGAAGCAGATGAAGGCCGAGCGGGAGCGGCGTGCCCAGATCCTGAACGCCGAGGGCACCAAGCAGTCCGCGATCCTCACAGCCGAGGGTGAGAAGCAGAGCCAGATCCTGCGAGCCGAGGGTTCGGCGCAGGCCCGCATCCTGGAGGCCCAGGGTCAGGCGCGAGCCATCCAGCAGGTGTTCGATGCGATCCACCGCGGCAAGCCCACCCAGAAGCTGCTGGCCTACCAGTACCTCCAGGTGCTGCCCCAGATCGCGCGGGGAGACTCCAACAAGATGTGGATCATCCCGAGCGAGCTGACCGACGCCCTGCGCGGGATCGGCGGCGCGCTGGGTGCCCCCGACAAGCGCGGCGGTCCCGACGGCGGTGGCGACGACGAGTGGGTCGACCCGGGCGACGCGTCCGACGTGTTCGAGGAGACGGTTCTCGAGGACCCGGCGCAGGCCCTTGCCGAGGCGCGGGGCATGGCCGGCAAGGCCAGTCAGGAGGCCACCGAGCACGCGGCCCCCGTCCAGCGGGTCCAGCCACCGGTGCAGCCGTCGGCCGACGCCGTGCCCGAGTTCGAGCCACCGGCCCCGCCGAGCGCGCCCTCCGTGCAGCCGCCTCCCGTGCAGCCCGGTCCGATGGACCCCGACCAGCCCGACCCGGGTCCTCGCCCGCCGGCCTGA
- a CDS encoding ABC transporter substrate-binding protein, with the protein MRTTSTTRRSRMRYAVPAGFVAASLVLAACGGGGDDAGGTTVPAKDALDKAKGVTTVSFWHAMDGTNAEALTKLVAQFNSEHQGKIQVKSTYAGKYDDAITKYKASIKSKSTPDVIQVYDIGSRFMIDAKQTIPMQSFIDRDKLDVSDLQPNITGYYSIDDKLNSMPFNTSMPVLYFNKTMFSKAGLDPDKPPQDLAAIRSAAEKLSKKNGGPADYGFGAAIYGWLLEQFIATDGKEYCDQGNGREGKATKVQFDSPETVEVVAWWQKLVKDGLAANTGRDTKAAQAAFKSGQLAINLESTGQLGAYSKAAKEGGWELGAAAYPHIKAGTEGGPIIGGASLWINGVNHKDPNKEAAWQFVKFLADPKSQAQWHTETGYFPISKGALDEPADVAYRKANPLFDVAVKQLESTKLSPATQGCLLGVMPQSRKASEDGLEAALNGGDPQQSMTKAAQSVEPQIKSYNDSTK; encoded by the coding sequence ATGAGAACAACCAGCACCACCCGCCGGAGCAGGATGAGGTATGCCGTGCCAGCCGGCTTCGTGGCGGCCTCCCTCGTCCTGGCCGCCTGCGGCGGCGGCGGGGACGACGCCGGCGGCACGACGGTGCCGGCCAAGGACGCCCTGGACAAGGCCAAGGGCGTGACCACGGTGTCGTTCTGGCACGCGATGGACGGCACCAACGCCGAGGCGCTGACCAAGCTGGTGGCGCAGTTCAACTCGGAGCACCAGGGCAAGATCCAGGTCAAGTCGACCTACGCCGGCAAGTACGACGACGCGATCACCAAGTACAAGGCCTCGATCAAGAGCAAGTCGACCCCCGACGTCATCCAGGTCTACGACATCGGGTCCCGCTTCATGATCGACGCGAAGCAGACCATCCCGATGCAGTCGTTCATCGACCGCGACAAGCTCGATGTGTCGGACCTGCAACCCAACATCACCGGCTACTACTCCATCGACGACAAGCTGAACTCGATGCCGTTCAACACGTCGATGCCAGTGCTGTACTTCAACAAGACGATGTTCAGCAAGGCCGGGCTCGACCCCGACAAGCCGCCGCAGGACCTCGCCGCGATCCGCAGTGCCGCCGAGAAGCTGTCCAAGAAGAACGGCGGCCCGGCCGACTACGGCTTCGGCGCCGCGATCTACGGGTGGCTGCTCGAGCAGTTCATCGCCACGGACGGCAAGGAGTACTGCGACCAGGGCAACGGCCGCGAGGGCAAGGCCACCAAGGTCCAGTTCGACTCGCCCGAGACGGTGGAGGTCGTCGCCTGGTGGCAGAAGCTGGTCAAGGACGGGCTGGCCGCCAACACCGGCCGCGACACCAAGGCCGCCCAGGCTGCGTTCAAGTCGGGGCAGCTCGCGATCAACCTCGAGTCGACCGGTCAGCTCGGCGCCTACTCCAAGGCAGCCAAGGAGGGCGGCTGGGAGCTCGGCGCCGCGGCATACCCGCACATCAAGGCGGGCACCGAGGGTGGTCCGATCATCGGGGGCGCGTCGCTGTGGATCAACGGCGTCAACCACAAGGACCCCAACAAGGAAGCCGCCTGGCAGTTCGTGAAGTTCCTGGCCGACCCCAAGAGCCAGGCCCAGTGGCACACCGAGACCGGCTACTTCCCGATCAGCAAGGGCGCGCTGGATGAGCCGGCCGACGTCGCCTACCGCAAGGCGAACCCGTTGTTCGACGTCGCGGTCAAGCAGCTGGAGAGCACCAAGCTCAGCCCGGCGACCCAGGGTTGCCTGCTCGGTGTGATGCCGCAGTCACGCAAGGCGTCTGAGGACGGTCTCGAGGCGGCGCTCAACGGTGGCGACCCGCAGCAGTCGATGACCAAGGCCGCCCAGTCGGTCGAGCCGCAGATCAAGTCCTACAACGACTCGACCAAGTAG
- a CDS encoding ABC transporter ATP-binding protein, with amino-acid sequence MSDVLEFAGVSVVRGQATLLDDVSWEVEEGQRWVILGPNGAGKTTLLQLAAGRMHPTRGVAGVLGEVLGAVDVFELRPRIGLASAALAERIPFDEVVHNVVVTASYGVVGRWRESYETFDHARASELLEALGADHLADRTYGTLSEGERKRVQIARALMTDPELMLLDEPAAGLDLGGREDLVRRLGILAADVEAPALVLVTHHVEEIPPHFTDVLLLREGRIVAQGPVEITLTEANLSETFGMPLELERRGDRWTARLKVAEGTSAPPQSS; translated from the coding sequence ATGAGTGACGTCCTTGAGTTCGCGGGAGTGAGCGTCGTCCGGGGTCAGGCGACCCTGCTCGACGACGTCTCCTGGGAGGTCGAGGAGGGCCAGCGGTGGGTGATCCTCGGGCCCAACGGCGCGGGCAAGACCACGTTGCTCCAGCTGGCGGCAGGGCGGATGCACCCCACGCGGGGTGTGGCAGGCGTGCTGGGCGAGGTGTTGGGCGCGGTTGACGTGTTCGAGCTCCGGCCCCGCATCGGACTGGCGTCGGCTGCCCTGGCGGAGCGGATCCCCTTCGACGAGGTCGTCCACAACGTCGTCGTGACCGCCTCCTACGGCGTGGTCGGCCGGTGGCGAGAGAGCTACGAGACCTTCGACCACGCACGCGCCTCGGAGCTCCTCGAGGCGCTGGGCGCCGACCACCTGGCCGACCGCACCTACGGCACCCTCTCCGAGGGCGAGCGCAAGCGCGTCCAGATCGCCCGCGCGCTGATGACCGACCCCGAGCTGATGCTCCTCGACGAACCCGCAGCCGGACTCGACCTCGGTGGTCGCGAGGACCTCGTGCGACGCCTGGGCATCCTGGCCGCCGACGTGGAGGCGCCCGCGCTGGTCCTGGTCACCCACCACGTCGAGGAGATCCCGCCGCACTTCACCGACGTCCTGCTGCTGCGCGAGGGTCGGATCGTGGCGCAGGGGCCGGTCGAGATCACCCTCACCGAGGCCAACCTGTCCGAGACGTTCGGGATGCCGCTGGAGCTGGAGCGGCGCGGCGACCGGTGGACGGCCCGCCTCAAGGTGGCCGAAGGAACGTCGGCACCTCCCCAATCGTCCTAG
- a CDS encoding carbohydrate ABC transporter permease → MTVPTAAAGTARRKGAWAALAYLLPALVVFGIFIFWPLVKSVLLSVQGTDILGDPSGFVGFVNYSKLFSDPEFLTVLWVTFAFTILTVVPSIAIALFIALILHGRIRGVRFFRTAFALPFAFSVATASVIFGVLFNPASGVLNGILSRVGIDKVQWLTDPDLALWSVSAATVWMQIGYNLLVISAGLGALPDDVLEAARLDGASGFRLQRSIIMPLITPQLFFLVVVGTIHSLQSFGQIKILTVGGPEGRTTTLVYSIYEQAFANNNSNYGYASAQAMVLLVIVLIITALQFGVLERRVFYR, encoded by the coding sequence ATGACCGTCCCCACCGCTGCTGCGGGGACGGCCAGACGCAAGGGGGCGTGGGCCGCGCTGGCCTACCTCCTTCCGGCGCTGGTCGTCTTCGGCATCTTCATCTTCTGGCCGTTGGTCAAGTCCGTCCTCCTGTCGGTGCAGGGCACCGACATCCTCGGGGACCCGAGCGGCTTCGTGGGCTTCGTCAACTACTCCAAGCTGTTCAGCGACCCGGAGTTCCTCACCGTCCTGTGGGTGACGTTCGCGTTCACCATCCTCACCGTGGTGCCGAGCATCGCCATCGCGCTGTTCATCGCGCTGATCCTGCACGGCCGGATCCGGGGGGTCCGCTTCTTCCGCACCGCGTTTGCGCTGCCGTTCGCGTTCTCCGTCGCCACTGCGTCGGTGATCTTCGGGGTGCTGTTCAACCCGGCGTCGGGGGTGCTCAACGGCATCCTGTCGCGCGTCGGGATCGACAAGGTGCAGTGGCTCACCGACCCCGACCTCGCGCTCTGGTCGGTGTCGGCGGCGACGGTGTGGATGCAGATCGGCTACAACCTGCTGGTCATCTCGGCCGGCCTCGGTGCCCTCCCCGATGATGTGCTGGAGGCCGCCCGCCTCGACGGCGCGTCCGGGTTCCGGCTCCAGCGCTCCATCATCATGCCGCTCATCACCCCGCAGCTGTTCTTCCTCGTCGTGGTCGGCACGATCCACTCGCTGCAGAGCTTCGGGCAGATCAAGATCCTCACCGTCGGCGGGCCCGAGGGCCGCACGACGACGCTCGTCTACTCGATCTACGAGCAGGCGTTCGCCAACAACAACTCCAACTACGGGTACGCATCCGCCCAGGCGATGGTCCTACTGGTGATCGTCCTCATCATCACGGCCCTGCAGTTCGGGGTCCTGGAACGGCGGGTGTTCTACCGGTGA
- a CDS encoding TrmH family RNA methyltransferase — protein sequence MPHTITDPHDERLADYVSLTDVALRRRTEPERGLYIAESEKVIRRALRAGHRPRSYLMAARWLTDLADLVADAEAHDVPVFVGDHGVIEQLTGFHLHRGALASMQRPARPTVADLVAAARRVLVLEDIVDHTNVGAVFRSAAALGVDAVLVTPRCADPLYRRAIRVSMGTVFQVPWTRIDPWPGGIAELQAAGFTVATLALADDAVSLDALAADPPQRLALVLGTEGDGLSHHTLDAADLTVTIPMAGGVDSLNVAAAGAVAAWALRPPQRG from the coding sequence GTGCCCCACACCATCACCGACCCGCACGACGAGCGGCTGGCCGACTACGTGTCCCTGACGGACGTCGCACTCCGGCGGCGTACCGAGCCGGAGCGCGGTCTCTACATCGCCGAGTCGGAGAAGGTGATTCGTCGGGCCCTGCGCGCCGGGCACCGGCCGCGCAGCTACCTGATGGCCGCGCGCTGGCTCACCGACCTCGCCGACCTGGTCGCCGACGCCGAGGCGCACGACGTGCCCGTCTTCGTCGGGGACCACGGCGTCATCGAGCAGCTGACCGGCTTCCACCTGCACCGAGGCGCCCTGGCGTCGATGCAGCGGCCGGCGCGGCCCACGGTCGCGGACCTGGTGGCGGCGGCCCGCCGGGTGCTCGTCCTCGAGGACATCGTCGACCACACCAACGTCGGGGCGGTCTTCCGGTCTGCGGCAGCACTGGGGGTGGATGCCGTGCTGGTCACGCCACGCTGCGCCGACCCGTTGTACCGCCGCGCGATCCGGGTCTCGATGGGGACGGTGTTCCAGGTGCCGTGGACGCGGATCGACCCTTGGCCGGGCGGTATCGCGGAGCTGCAGGCCGCGGGCTTCACCGTGGCGACCCTGGCGCTGGCCGACGACGCCGTGAGCCTCGACGCCCTGGCTGCCGATCCGCCGCAGCGGCTCGCCCTGGTGCTCGGCACCGAGGGCGACGGCCTGTCACACCACACGCTCGACGCAGCCGACCTCACGGTCACGATCCCGATGGCCGGCGGCGTGGACTCCCTCAACGTGGCTGCGGCGGGCGCAGTGGCCGCCTGGGCCCTGCGCCCGCCGCAGCGGGGATGA
- a CDS encoding TSUP family transporter, with the protein MEWTPVLLLGAALLVGAFVQSSIGFGMAVVAAPFIVVFTPELMPGALLVTSFSLPVVQLVHGPRDIAWRPLGWALAARMLVTPLGVAAVALLSVRALSVVTGLLILLTVAASVSALDLRPTPLSSAAAGAVAGFSGTAASIGGPFFALVLQHERPTRVRATLSAFFLVGALMAVTGLAIAGEFTRDQLVAGLVWVPFIGIGYAVAAPARARLDRERLRKAVLVFCVVASVSVIVRAVV; encoded by the coding sequence GTGGAGTGGACCCCCGTCCTGCTCCTCGGGGCAGCGCTGCTGGTGGGCGCCTTCGTGCAGTCCTCGATCGGGTTCGGCATGGCCGTGGTGGCCGCCCCGTTCATCGTCGTGTTCACCCCCGAGCTGATGCCGGGTGCCCTGCTGGTGACGAGCTTCTCGCTGCCCGTGGTGCAGCTTGTGCACGGCCCTCGAGACATCGCGTGGCGTCCCCTCGGCTGGGCCCTGGCGGCGCGGATGCTCGTGACCCCGCTGGGTGTGGCAGCGGTCGCGCTCCTCTCGGTGCGGGCCCTCTCTGTGGTGACCGGTCTGCTCATCCTGCTCACCGTCGCCGCCTCCGTGTCCGCGCTCGATCTGCGACCCACCCCACTGAGCTCTGCCGCGGCCGGGGCGGTTGCTGGCTTCTCAGGCACGGCGGCGTCGATCGGCGGGCCGTTCTTCGCGCTGGTGCTGCAGCACGAACGCCCGACCCGGGTCCGGGCCACGCTCTCCGCGTTCTTCCTCGTCGGGGCGCTCATGGCCGTGACGGGGCTCGCGATCGCGGGGGAGTTCACCCGCGACCAGCTCGTGGCCGGCTTGGTCTGGGTGCCCTTCATCGGGATCGGGTATGCCGTCGCCGCACCCGCCCGGGCGCGGCTCGACCGCGAGCGGCTCCGCAAGGCGGTGCTGGTGTTCTGTGTCGTGGCCAGCGTCAGTGTCATCGTCCGGGCCGTCGTCTAG
- a CDS encoding DUF3037 domain-containing protein translates to MTRHGYQYVVLRFVPRVEREEFINVGLVLYSQGADFLEAAYRVDEARLRAFAPEVNLEDVDQALETICQVCRGVTGGGLPTLGGLGRRFGWLSAPRSTVVQPGPVHGGLTTDPGAALADLLHRLVG, encoded by the coding sequence ATGACCCGCCACGGCTACCAGTACGTCGTGCTGCGCTTCGTGCCCCGCGTCGAGCGCGAGGAGTTCATCAACGTCGGCCTGGTCCTCTACAGCCAGGGCGCCGACTTCCTCGAGGCCGCCTACCGCGTGGACGAGGCGCGGTTGCGCGCCTTCGCCCCCGAGGTGAACCTCGAGGACGTGGACCAGGCGCTGGAGACGATCTGTCAGGTGTGCCGTGGTGTCACCGGCGGCGGGCTGCCCACGCTGGGCGGGCTGGGGCGTCGCTTCGGGTGGCTCAGCGCCCCGCGGAGCACGGTGGTCCAGCCGGGGCCCGTGCACGGTGGCCTCACCACAGACCCCGGCGCCGCACTGGCCGACCTGCTGCACCGGCTCGTCGGCTGA
- a CDS encoding NfeD family protein: MDWFADNPWLAWLGLALILAAIEAATVDFVFLMLAGGAAAGAASSAVGVSFPAQVVIAVVVAGLLLLLVRPVITRRFMVAEASHGIGASGLVGRTGRVLQSVTATDGRVKVGGETWSARIPQGDVTCQPGQEVRVVSIEGATVIVTGVTAGQKTE; this comes from the coding sequence ATGGACTGGTTCGCCGACAACCCGTGGCTTGCCTGGCTGGGACTGGCACTGATCCTGGCGGCCATCGAGGCCGCCACCGTCGACTTCGTGTTCCTCATGCTCGCCGGGGGCGCCGCCGCGGGCGCCGCCTCCTCGGCCGTCGGGGTGTCGTTCCCGGCCCAGGTCGTGATCGCCGTCGTCGTGGCAGGGCTCCTGCTGCTCCTGGTGCGCCCGGTGATCACGCGCAGGTTCATGGTCGCCGAGGCCAGTCACGGCATCGGTGCCTCCGGGCTCGTCGGCCGCACCGGCCGCGTGCTCCAGTCAGTCACGGCGACCGACGGTCGCGTCAAGGTGGGCGGCGAGACCTGGTCCGCCCGCATCCCGCAGGGGGATGTCACGTGCCAGCCCGGCCAAGAGGTCCGGGTTGTATCAATCGAGGGGGCCACCGTGATCGTCACCGGCGTCACGGCGGGTCAGAAAACGGAGTAG
- a CDS encoding HipA family kinase, with protein sequence MLDQVTATRYVTPLKEGGSLPGIVEADDLGTYVLKFRGAGQGPKVLVAEVIVGELARALGLNVPRLAVVDLQSPIAKYEADEEVQDLLTASIGPNLGIDFLPGSFGYDGSRPPTPDTAADILWLDALTANVDRTWNNPNLLVWHRNPWLIDHGAALYFHHSWPSRGADAERFAAQPYDASTHVLRDVGSSPGAAHERHAHTLSRDLLTDVVEGVPEVWLEPAPGLDTPAALRTAYVEHLLARVARPQAWLPGDVS encoded by the coding sequence GTGCTCGACCAGGTCACGGCAACCCGCTACGTCACGCCCCTCAAGGAGGGCGGGTCGCTGCCCGGCATCGTGGAGGCCGACGACCTCGGCACCTACGTCCTGAAGTTCCGGGGGGCCGGTCAGGGCCCGAAGGTCCTCGTGGCAGAGGTGATCGTCGGGGAGCTCGCCCGCGCCCTGGGGCTCAACGTCCCTCGCCTGGCCGTCGTCGACCTGCAGTCTCCGATCGCGAAGTACGAGGCCGACGAGGAGGTGCAGGACCTCCTCACGGCCAGCATCGGCCCCAACCTCGGCATCGACTTCCTCCCTGGCTCGTTCGGTTACGACGGCTCACGCCCACCAACCCCGGACACCGCGGCCGACATCCTCTGGCTCGATGCGCTGACCGCCAACGTCGACCGCACGTGGAACAACCCCAACCTCCTGGTCTGGCACCGCAACCCGTGGCTCATCGACCACGGCGCTGCGCTCTACTTCCACCACAGCTGGCCCAGCCGCGGCGCCGACGCGGAACGGTTCGCCGCGCAGCCCTACGACGCGAGCACCCACGTGCTGCGTGACGTCGGCTCGAGTCCGGGCGCGGCGCACGAGCGGCACGCGCACACCCTGAGCCGCGACCTGCTCACGGACGTGGTCGAGGGGGTGCCGGAGGTATGGCTCGAACCCGCGCCCGGGCTGGATACCCCCGCTGCCCTCCGCACCGCATACGTCGAGCACCTGCTGGCGCGCGTCGCGAGGCCGCAGGCCTGGCTGCCGGGAGACGTGTCATGA
- a CDS encoding sulfite exporter TauE/SafE family protein produces the protein MSFLEALGVFLAGLAAGTINTVVGSGTLITFPTLLFFGYSPLTANMSNNIGLVGGGVTGSWGYRHELKGAGPAIRRLVPMSLAGGITGAVLLRVLPASAFTAIVPVLITVGVLLVVFGPTIQRRAVARRGEDEVHPVHRGGATAILLMTSVFVAGVYGGYFGAAQGVILMGVLSVLSSEPLQRLNGYKNVLALVVNTVAALVFVVVGHDLIDWWVVLLIAVGSLLGGVVGSTVGRRLPPIVLRGLIVCIGIVGIVKIVWFS, from the coding sequence GTGTCCTTCCTCGAAGCCCTCGGCGTCTTCCTCGCCGGGCTGGCGGCAGGCACCATCAACACCGTCGTGGGTTCGGGCACGCTGATCACGTTCCCGACGCTGCTGTTCTTCGGCTACTCGCCGCTCACCGCCAACATGTCGAACAACATCGGCCTGGTCGGTGGGGGAGTGACCGGGTCGTGGGGCTACCGGCACGAGCTCAAGGGGGCCGGGCCGGCGATCCGTCGCCTGGTCCCGATGTCCTTGGCCGGCGGAATCACCGGGGCCGTCCTGCTCCGTGTGCTGCCCGCGTCAGCGTTCACGGCGATCGTGCCGGTGCTCATCACGGTCGGCGTGCTGCTGGTCGTGTTCGGGCCGACGATCCAGCGACGCGCGGTGGCGCGACGTGGCGAGGACGAGGTGCACCCGGTGCATCGAGGCGGCGCCACCGCCATCCTGCTGATGACCTCGGTCTTCGTGGCCGGGGTCTACGGCGGCTACTTCGGGGCGGCCCAGGGCGTCATCCTCATGGGGGTGTTGAGCGTCCTCAGCAGCGAGCCGTTGCAGCGGCTCAACGGCTACAAGAACGTGCTGGCCCTGGTGGTCAACACCGTCGCGGCGCTCGTCTTCGTCGTCGTCGGGCACGACCTGATCGACTGGTGGGTCGTGCTGCTGATCGCGGTGGGTTCACTGCTCGGCGGCGTGGTCGGCTCGACCGTGGGCCGCCGACTGCCGCCGATCGTGCTGCGCGGGCTCATCGTCTGCATCGGGATCGTGGGCATCGTCAAGATCGTCTGGTTCAGCTAG
- a CDS encoding carbohydrate ABC transporter permease, giving the protein MTSTLDKTATSTQRKPPPTRRPPRRSPRNLGSYLVLGVLFVIVLFPVYYGLVGSLMGERDTNSFPPALWPAHGLHPENYGDALDIIPLGNQYLTSVLQTVGIMLGQLVTSVLAAYAFVFLPLRWRGFWFGVFLSTMMIPFESIIIPNYLLISSLGLKDTIAGLTLPFLATGFGTFLLRQSFLSFPTELRDAARVDGAGHFRFLFSILVPLSRPSLAALGIWSALSAWNMYFWPLLATEDPKHQTIQIGISQLQSSDGDSPGMVLAGVMLALFPTLLLVIFGQRFIVRGLTAGAVK; this is encoded by the coding sequence GTGACCTCCACCCTCGACAAGACCGCGACCTCGACGCAGCGCAAGCCGCCGCCGACCCGCAGGCCCCCGCGTCGATCGCCCCGCAACCTCGGCAGCTACCTCGTCCTCGGGGTGTTGTTCGTCATCGTGCTGTTCCCCGTCTACTACGGCTTGGTCGGCTCGCTGATGGGTGAGCGCGACACCAACAGCTTCCCGCCGGCGCTGTGGCCGGCCCACGGGCTGCACCCCGAGAACTACGGCGACGCGCTCGACATCATCCCGCTGGGCAACCAGTACCTCACCAGCGTCCTGCAGACCGTCGGCATCATGCTCGGACAGCTCGTGACGAGCGTGCTCGCGGCCTATGCCTTCGTCTTCCTGCCGCTGCGCTGGCGCGGGTTCTGGTTCGGCGTGTTCCTGTCGACGATGATGATCCCGTTCGAGTCGATCATCATCCCGAACTACCTGCTGATCTCCAGCCTCGGTCTCAAGGACACCATCGCCGGGCTGACCCTCCCGTTCCTGGCCACCGGCTTCGGCACCTTCCTGCTGCGGCAGTCCTTCCTGTCCTTCCCGACCGAGCTGCGCGACGCGGCCCGCGTCGACGGCGCCGGGCACTTCCGGTTCCTCTTCTCGATCCTCGTGCCACTGAGCCGTCCCAGCCTCGCGGCACTCGGCATCTGGTCGGCGCTGTCGGCCTGGAACATGTACTTCTGGCCGTTGCTCGCCACCGAGGACCCGAAGCACCAGACCATCCAGATCGGCATCAGCCAGCTCCAGTCCTCCGACGGCGACTCCCCCGGCATGGTCCTGGCCGGTGTGATGCTCGCCCTCTTCCCCACCCTCCTGCTCGTCATCTTCGGGCAGCGGTTCATCGTCCGCGGGCTCACCGCGGGTGCGGTCAAGTAA